One genomic segment of Brassica napus cultivar Da-Ae chromosome A3, Da-Ae, whole genome shotgun sequence includes these proteins:
- the LOC106438913 gene encoding membrane-anchored ubiquitin-fold protein 1, whose protein sequence is MAEVDNQLEIKFRLTDGSDIGPKAFPDATTVSALKETVISQWPREKENGPKTVKEVKLISAGKVLDNNKTVKDYRNPVSNLVGAVTTMHVIIQPLLTEKEKKPKGDDPKMNKCVCTVM, encoded by the exons atGGCAGAAGTTGATAATCAACTAGAGATCAAGTTTAGGCTAACTGATGGTTCTGATATCGGCCCTAAAGCTTTTCCTGATGCTACAACTGTTTCCGCCTTGAAGGAAACTGTTATTTCTCAATGGCCAAGAG AAAAGGAAAACGGGCCGAAGACAGTGAAAGAGGTGAAGTTGATAAGCGCAGGGAAAGTTTTGGACAACAACAAGACTGTTAAAGACTACCGAAACCCCGTCTCTAATCTCGTAGGTGCTGTCACCACAATGCACGTTATCATCCAACCTCTGCTTACTGAAAAAG AAAAGAAGCCTAAAGGTGATGATCCTAAGATGAACAAATGTGTCTGCACGGTCATGTAA
- the LOC106442082 gene encoding F-box/kelch-repeat protein At4g38940, which translates to MAMCWITSLPEDVIIECVARVPRRYYPSLSLVSKFFRSLIGSPQLYARRSLLDRTECCLYVTIYSHDDDYDRLYTLRQKINSSGDYCLVPIPSLPPMPSSGSYVAVGSKIYVMGGSCFEVSSNALTLIDCPLHTANHHLPNMPRAVASSVSGYINEKIYVIGGCRSRFPVFSEGPMDVMVFDVKSETWESKTRPDNLVFDWYSNSAVTWDDKIYFRVLKHGFVYDPSQDKMEKDDVLKSYHWVGSECVIEGVLYYYSTASKILRSYDLKERSWKRVKGEIGLSGTTCARTVTYDKKVVVIFEKDIDRNKVELWCAEIKLERDEQGEICARLDWCGCVFEGHSRLMNCLVLKF; encoded by the coding sequence ATGGCTATGTGTTGGATCACTTCACTTCCAGAAGATGTTATTATAGAATGTGTGGCTCGTGTACCTAGACGTTACTATCCCTCACTTTCTCTGGTTTCGAAGTTCTTTCGATCTCTTATAGGATCGCCACAACTATACGCGAGACGATCTCTCTTGGACCGCACCGAATGCTGTCTCTATGTTACCATTTATTCACACGACGATGATTACGACCGTTTGTATACTCTACGTCAGAAAATCAACTCTAGTGGAGATTATTGCTTGGTCCCTATCCCATCACTCCCTCCAATGCCTTCGTCTGGCAGCTACGTGGCTGTTGGTTCAAAGATCTACGTAATGGGCGGATCTTGCTTTGAAGTCTCATCTAATGCATTAACACTCATCGATTGCCCGCTCCACACGGCAAATCATCATCTCCCTAACATGCCAAGGGCAGTCGCTAGTTCAGTCTCTGGCTATATAAACGAGAAAATATATGTCATTGGAGGATGCCGTTCACGTTTCCCAGTGTTTTCAGAGGGGCCCATGGATGTCATGGTGTTTGACGTAAAATCTGAAACTTGGGAGTCCAAAACAAGACCAGACAATCTGGTGTTCGATTGGTATTCTAATAGTGCGGTGACGTGGGATGATAAGATTTATTTCAGGGTTTTAAAGCATGGCTTTGTTTATGATCCGAGTCAAGATAAAATGGAGAAAGACGACGTGTTAAAATCTTATCATTGGGTCGGTAGTGAATGTGTTATCGAGGGAGTATTGTACTACTATTCTACAGCTTCGAAGATTTTAAGAAGTTATGATTTAAAAGAAAGGAGTTGGAAAAGGGTCAAGGGTGAGATAGGATTGAGCGGGACTACTTGTGCACGCACGGTGACGTACGATAAGAAAGTGGTTGTGATTTTCGAGAAAGATATTGATCGGAATAAAGTAGAACTTTGGTGTGCTGAGATCAAACTAGAAAGGGATGAACAAGGAGAGATTTGTGCAAGACTTGATTGGTGTGGTTGTGTGTTTGAGGGACACTCTAGATTGATGAATTGTCTAGTTCTTAAGTTTTGA
- the LOC106438917 gene encoding ninja-family protein AFP4 — protein MEMLRARGSSTNGVVQVPNLLGKFFVTSNHFCHRDSEHGERREEAMKKDEDIELTLGLSLNGQFGTDPRSRKRKNFELARSSSIPEGFVFDGQRSGGDMRQTGVSDMFQLDRTRSLPVETEIEAKRKRAEKTKVQAEAKTFLSFNVPPPPTKEKGEKDGFLVPGPVSGRGKNGNTAKKKNQEVSGMEKARNILEDMPCVSTRDVGANGKRVEGFLYWYGGSKEEVKIVCVCHGSFLSPAEFVRHGGGTVSDGGGDVTSNPLRHIVVKLPSSSL, from the coding sequence ATGGAGATGTTAAGAGCAAGGGGAAGCAGCACAAACGGCGTCGTTCAAGTCCCTAATCTTTTGGGGAAGTTTTTCGTCACGAGCAACCATTTTTGTCATAGAGACTCTGAGCATGGTGAGAGACGGGAAGAGGCAATGAAGAAGGATGAAGATATTGAGCTAACGTTAGGTCTTTCTCTGAATGGTCAGTTTGGTACGGATCCGAGatcgaggaagaggaagaactTTGAATTGGCTCGATCTTCTTCCATACCGGAAGGTTTCGTCTTCGACGGACAAAGATCCGGCGGAGATATGCGGCAGACAGGAGTTTCGGACATGTTCCAGCTGGATCGGACGCGTTCTCTGCCTGTGGAAACGGAGATAGAGGCGAAGAGGAAGCGAGCGGAGAAGACAAAGGTCCAAGCCGAGGCGAAGACGTTTCTGTCATTTAACGTTCCTCCTCCTCCGACAAAGGAGAAGGGAGAGAAAGATGGTTTTCTTGTCCCCGGTCCGGTCAGCGGGAGGGGCAAAAATGGAAACACGGCGAAGAAAAAGAACCAAGAAGTTTCGGGGATGGAGAAGGCGAGGAACATTTTGGAAGACATGCCGTGCGTATCGACGAGGGATGTCGGAGCTAATGGGAAACGGGTGGAAGGGTTTCTTTATTGGTACGGAGGGAGCAAGGAGGAGGTGAAGATAGTGTGTGTTTGCCACGGCAGTTTTCTTTCTCCGGCGGAGTTCGTTAGGCACGGCGGAGGTACGGTGTCCGACGGTGGTGGTGATGTTACGAGTAACCCGCTTAGACATATTGTTGTTAAactcccttcttcttctttgtag
- the LOC106438915 gene encoding probable galacturonosyltransferase 13 isoform X1, with the protein MQLQISPSMRSITISSSNDLMKIKVAPRHISYRTLFHTILILAFLLPFVFIVTALVTLEGVNKCSSIDCLGRRLGPRFLGRIDDSERLVRDFYKILNEVSTQDIPDGLKLPASFRQLVSDMKNNHYDAKTFSLVLRAMIEKFERDIRESKFAELMNKHFAASSIPKGIHCLSLRLTDEYTSNAHARRQLPSPELLPLLSDNAYHHFVLATDNILAASVVVSSAVQSSSKPEKIVFHVITDKKTYAGMHSWFALNSVAPAIVEVKSVHQFDWLTRENVPVLEAVESHHGIRNYYHGNHIAGANLSETTPRRFASKLQSRSPKYISLLNHLRIYLPELFPNLDKVVFLDDDIVIQRDLSPLWDIDLHGKVNGAVETCRGEDEWVMSKRFRTYFNFSHPLISQHLDPEECAWAYGMNIFDLRTWRKTNIRETYHSWLKANLKSNLTMWKLGTLPPALIAFKGHVQAIDSSWHMLGLGYQSKTNLENVKKAAVIHYNGQSKPWLEIGFEHLRPFWTKYVNYSNDFIKSCHILE; encoded by the exons atgcaACTTCAGATATCGCCAAGCATGAGAAGCATCACGATATCGAGCAGCAATGATTTGATGAAGATCAAAGTCGCACCTCGTCACATCTCTTACCGTACTCTCTTCCACACTATCTTAATCCTCGCCTTCCTCTTGCCTTTCGTCTTCATCGTTACCGCTCTTGTCACCCTTGAAGGTGTCAACAAGTGCTCCTCCATTG ATTGTTTAGGGAGGCGGTTAGGACCACGTTTTCTCGGTAGGATAGATGATTCAGAG AGACTAGTTAGagacttttacaaaattctaaaCGAAGTAAGCACTCAAGATATTCCAGATGGCTTAAAGCTTCCAGCTTCTTTTCGCCAGCTTGTTTCCGATATGAAGAACAACCACTACGATGCCAAAACATTCTCCCTCGTCCTTCGAGCTATG ATAGAGAAGTTTGAAAGGGATATAAGAGAATCCAAGTTTGCGGAACTTATGAACAAACACTTTGCCGCAAGTTCGATTCCAAAAGGAATCCACTGTCTCTCTTTAAGACTAACCGATGAGTATACCTCCAATGCTCACGCTCGAAGACAGCTTCCTTCCCCTGAGCTCCTCCCTCTTCTCTCAGACAACGCTTACCACCATTTTGTTCTGGCTACGGACAATATCTTGGCTGCTTCGGTTGTGGTCTCATCAGCTGTTCAATCATCTTCTAAACCCGAGAAAATTGTCTTCCATGTTATCACTGACAAGAAAACCTATGCGGGGATGCACTCTTGGTTTGCGCTTAACTCCGTTGCTCCTGCGATCGTTGAAGTCAAAAGCGTTCATCAGTTTGACTGGCTAACAAGAGAGAATGTTCCGGTTCTCGAAGCTGTGGAAAGCCATCACGGTATCAGAAACTATTACCATGGGAATCATATCGCTGGTGCAAACCTCAGTGAAACAACTCCAAGAAGATTCGCTTCGAAGTTGCAATCAAGGAGTCCCAAATACATTTCTTTGCTCAACCATCTTAGAATATATCTACCTGAG CTGTTTCCAAACTTGGACAAGGTGGTGTTCTTAGATGATGATATAGTGATCCAGCGAGATCTATCTCCTCTGTGGGATATTGATCTTCACGGGAAGGTAAATGGAGCAGTGGAGACTTGTAGAGGAGAAGACGAGTGGGTTATGTCAAAGCGTTTTAGGACCTACTTCAATTTCTCTCACCCTCTTATCTCACAGCATTTGGATCCGGAAGAATGTGCTTGGGCTTATGGAATGAATATCTTTGATCTACGGACTTGGAGGAAGACAAACATCAGAGAAACTTATCATTCTTGGCTCAAAGCG AATCTGAAGTCGAATCTAACAATGTGGAAGCTTGGGACATTGCCTCCAGCGCTGATTGCATTCAAAGGGCATGTTCAGGCAATAGATTCGTCTTGGCATATGCTTGGGTTAGGATATCAGAGCAAGACCAACTTAGAAAACGTGAAGAAAGCTGCAGTGATTCACTACAATGGCCAATCAAAGCCGTGGCTGGAGATAGGGTTCGAGCACCTGAGGCCATTCTGGACAAAATATGTGAACTACTCAAATGATTTCATTAAGAGTTGTCATATCTTGGAATAG
- the LOC106438916 gene encoding 40S ribosomal protein S19-1, with the protein MATGKTVKDVSPHDFVKAYASHLKRSGKIELPPWTDIVKTGKLKELAPYDPDWYYIRAASMARKVYLRGGLGVGAFRRIYGGSKRNGSRPPHFCKSSGGIARHILQQLETMNIVEIDTKGGRRITSSGQRDLDQVAGRIAAEI; encoded by the exons ATGGCGACAGGTAAAACAGTGAAAGACGTCTCGCCTCATGACTTCGTCAAGGCTTACGCTTCTCATCTCAAGCGATCTGGCAAG ATCGAGCTTCCTCCATGGACAGACATTGTGAAGACTGGTAAGCTGAAGGAGCTTGCCCCATATGATCCTGATTGGTACTACATCAGAGCTG CATCTATGGCAAGGAAGGTATACCTAAGGGGAGGTCTTGGTGTTGGTGCTTTCCGTAGAATCTATGGTGGCAGCAAGAGAAACGGCAGTCGCCCACCACACTTCTGCAAAAGCAGCGGTGGCATTGCCCGTCACATCCTCCAGCAGTTGGAGACTATGAACATTGTTGAGATTGACACCAAAGG aggaagaagaatcaCTTCCAGTGGGCAACGGGATTTGGACCAGGTTGCTGGACGTATTGCAGCTGAAATTTGA
- the LOC106386211 gene encoding uncharacterized protein LOC106386211 — protein sequence MGDHQEFEKPIFELHNRKARSSRKRKNRLGESMNHHYEEIFCYYGLRESPKKKRTTQKPLRIKKKRLVRCGECGKGFRYEKCLRNHSETMHSLEEKKKSECMRRDLLRFFSSGGVQRRKRSKRVSRYKKSLPPLSVSSSSSSSSAFGNDGELLEVAESLIMLSKSGDALFSKLELNERECEDGFLGNEQKLVGSLSNELRLVGIRTDSNGTSKELLGFLGDKKVMKEDEVGAESFGEEVRLERVSLDDTEQKLGGQEAVFEVSNSASKGFQMNNEHRCRLCERVFSTYQALGGHQTFHRMKNNYEKSKHEMQRRASRS from the coding sequence ATGGGAGATCATCAAGAATTCGAGAAACCCATCTTCGAATTACACAACAGGAAGGCTCGAAGCTCTCGCAAGAGGAAGAATCGTTTAGGAGAATCGATGAATCATCATTACGAAGAGATCTTTTGCTACTACGGATTGAGGGAGAGcccgaagaagaagagaacaaccCAGAAACCTCTGCGGATTAAGAAGAAGCGTCTGGTTCGTTGCGGAGAATGTGGCAAAGGGTTTCGATATGAGAAGTGCCTGAGGAATCATAGCGAAACTATGCATTCgttagaagagaagaagaagagcgaaTGTATGAGAAGGGATCTGTTGCGTTTCTTCAGCAGTGGTGGTGTGCAGAGGAGAAAGAGGTCGAAAAGAGTTTCCAGGTACAAGAAGAGTCTTCCTCCACTCTCtgtttcgtcttcttcttcttcttcttctgcgtTTGGGAATGATGGAGAACTGTTGGAAGTCGCTGAGTCTCTGATTATGTTGTCTAAGAGTGGTGATGCTCTGTTTTCGAAGCTAGAGTTGAATGAGAGAGAATGTGAAGATGGGTTTTTGGGTAATGAGCAAAAGCTAGTTGGGTCTTTGAGTAATGAGCTTAGACTTGTGGGGATTAGAACTGATTCTAATGGAACATCGAAAGAGCTTTTGGGTTTCTTGGGGGACAAGAAGGTAATGAAAGAAGATGAGGTAGGAGCAGAGAGTTTTGGGGAAGAAGTTAGATTGGAGAGAGTGAGCTTGGACGATACAGAGCAGAAACTTGGGGGTCAAGAAGCTGTGTTTGAAGTTTCAAATTCAGCAAGTAAGGGTTTTCAGATGAACAATGAGCATAGGTGCAGGCTCTGTGAGAGGGTTTTCTCGACGTATCAAGCTCTCGGCGGTCATCAGACGTTTCATAGAATGAAGAACAATTATGAAAAGTCAAAGCATGAGATGCAGAGAAGAGCCAGTAGAAGCTGA
- the LOC125606957 gene encoding protein WVD2-like 4: protein MESKNAKPKTLPMDPIRFQSDAQVVPVSSENSNPNVSRARISGSASSKSSESAEKVTRSKLNPSQAAFSPRNRIRERRFVVVKKKKNTKEDSASVVARVNCKCGAKNMKKCVCVAYETLRASHEEFFKKRGDSEVSSQNVEEEDEIDVCSMKRRREKVLEEARRSLPEYGKVMHLVKAFEKLTCFPFAKAKEGNEKEDKKIKKALKWELPGMSVQQQKCPEEAETDQVTWSSSFSPSELVLTATNLGLEQQPHASVSLPWDNNSVSSLISNGGRRSRRNSLDSSASMGSRISKKKQVKVTSLKPFKLRTEERGRMKEEELAKKIQEMTMENEKMRIPIAQGLPWTTDEPESLVKPHVKGITTPVDLKLHSDIRAMERAEFDYQVAEKMSLIEQYKAERKEQQLVAEEEELRRLRKELIPKAQPMPYFDRPFIPRRSSKHPTIPRDPKFHKTQHKRCCSTSSWSETGSYMSDIFYQQDL, encoded by the exons ATGGAGTCGAAGAACGCTAAACCCAAGACTCTACCGATGGATCCGATCAGATTTCAATCGGATGCTCAAGTTGTTCCAGTCTCATCGGAGAACTCGAACCCTAACGTCTCGCGCGCGAGGATCTCCGGGTCTGCGTCCTCGAAGTCGAGTGAATCTGCGGAGAAGGTTACGAGATCGAAGCTTAATCCTAGCCAGGCGGCGTTTTCGCCACGGAATCGAATCAGAGAGAGGAGATTCGTGgtcgtgaagaagaagaagaatacgaAGGAGGATTCAGCGTCTGTGGTCGCACGAGTGAACTGTAAGTGTGGAGCTAAGAACATGAAGAAATGCGTTTGTGTTGCATATGAAACTCTCCGTGCTTCGCATGAAGAGTTCTTCAAAAAGCGAGGAGATTCGGAGGTCTCCAGCCAGAAtgtggaggaagaagatgaaattgATGTTTGTTcgatgaagaggagaagagaaaaagTGCTTGAGGAAGCTAGAAGGAGCCTCCCTGAATATGGTAAAGTGATGCATCTCGTTAAGGCATTTGAGAAGCTTACTTGCTTCCCTTTTGCAAAGGCAAAAGAAGGCAACGAAAAGGAGGATAAGAAGATTAAGAAAGCTCTGAAATGGGAGTTGCCTGGGATGAGCGTGCAGCAGCAAAAGTGTCCAGAGGAAGCTGAGACGGACCAAGTCACATGGAGTTCCTCGTTTTCACCATCTGAGTTGGTTCTAACAGCTACGAATCTGGGACTAGAACAACAACCTCACGCCTCTGTTTCTTTACCATGGGACAACAACAG TGTTTCAAGCCTTATTTCAAATGGTGGGAGGAGGAGCAGACGAAAT AGCTTGGACTCCTCTGCTTCAATGGGTAGTAGAATATCAAAGAAGAAGCAGGTCAAAGTCACTTCTTTGAAGCCATTCAAACTTAGAACTGAG GAACGTGGACGAATGAAAGAAGAAGAGTTAGCAAAGAAGATACAAGAGATGACGATGGAAAACGAAAAAATGAGAATCCCAATAGCTCAAGGTCTTCCCTGGACAACTGATGAGCCTGAG AGTCTGGTTAAGCCTCATGTGAAAGGTATCACAACACCAGTAGACTTGAAGCTCCACTCAGACATTCGAGCAATGGAGCGTGCAGAGTTTGACTACCAG GTTGCTGAGAAAATGAGTCTAATTGAGCAATACAAAGCAGAAAGAAAAGAGCAACAATTGgtagcagaagaagaagagttaagAAGGTTGAGGAAAGAATTGATCCCAAAGGCACAACCAATGCCATACTTTGATCGACCATTCATCCCTAGAAG GTCGAGCAAGCACCCGACGATACCTCGAGATCCCAAGTTTCACAAAACGCAACACAAGAGATGCTGCAGTACATCTTCTTGGAGTGAAACAGGATCTTACATGAGCGATATCTTTTACCAGCAAGACCTTTGA
- the LOC106442083 gene encoding LRR receptor-like serine/threonine-protein kinase RPK2, whose protein sequence is MGDSITQDYASSPLDNDASSGKGNGYNSLEIASIASASAIVSVLIALVILFLYTRKLHPRSKIMSTTTKREVTMFIDIGVSITFDNVVTATRNFNASNLIGNGGFGATYKAVIISQEDQNVVVAIKRLSIGRFQGVQQFHAEIKTLGRLKHQNLVTLIGYHASETEMFLVYNYLPGGNLERFIRERSTRAVEWRVLHKIALDVARALAYLHDQCVPRVLHRDVKPSNILLDDDHNAYLSDFGLARLLGASETHATTGVAGTFGYVAPEYAMTCRVSDKADVYSYGVVLLELLSDKKVLDPSFVRYGNGFNIVQWGDMLLRQGRAKEFFTAGLWDVGPHDDLVEVLHLAVICTLDSLSTRPTMKQVVQRLKQLQPQLQTRVV, encoded by the coding sequence ATGGGAGATTCCATCACACAAGATTATGCATCTTCGCCACTCGACAACGATGCTTCATCAGGGAAAGGCAACGGATACAACTCGCTAGAGATTGCTTCCATCGCATCAGCTTCAGCCATTGTCTCGGTTCTCATAGCTCTTGTGATTCTCTTCCTCTACACTCGGAAGTTGCATCCGAGATCAAAGATCATGTCCACCACCACCAAACGAGAAGTCACTATGTTCATCGACATAGGAGTTTCAATAACCTTCGACAACGTAGTTACCGCTACAAGAAACTTCAACGCGAGTAACCTCATCGGTAACGGCGGATTTGGAGCAACTTACAAAGCGGTAATAATCTCTCAAGAAGACCAAAACGTCGTCGTTGCTATCAAACGCCTCTCTATAGGACGGTTCCAAGGCGTCCAACAGTTCCACGCGGAGATCAAAACACTCGGTAGGCTTAAGCACCAGAACCTCGTGACTCTCATCGGTTACCACGCGAGCGAGACCGAGATGTTCTTGGTTTACAACTATCTCCCCGGAGGCAACCTCGAGAGATTCATCCGAGAACGTTCCACGAGAGCTGTGGAGTGGAGAGTTCTTCACAAGATCGCGCTCGACGTAGCTCGAGCTCTCGCCTACCTCCACGACCAATGCGTCCCGCGGGTTCTCCACCGCGATGTTAAGCCGAGCAACATCCTCTTGGACGATGATCACAACGCTTATTTATCTGATTTCGGGTTAGCGAGGCTGCTCGGGGCTTCGGAAACACACGCAACGACTGGCGTGGCCGGTACGTTTGGTTACGTGGCGCCCGAGTATGCGATGACTTGTAGGGTTTCGGATAAAGCGGATGTTTACAGCTACGGGGTGGTGCTTCTGGAGCTGCTCTCGGACAAGAAGGTGCTTGATCCGTCTTTTGTTAGGTACGGTAACGGTTTCAACATTGTGCAGTGGGGTGACATGTTGTTGAGACAGGGACGTGCCAAGGAGTTTTTCACGGCCGGTTTGTGGGATGTTGGTCCGCATGATGATCTCGTTGAGGTTCTGCATTTAGCGGTTATCTGTACGTTGGATTCTTTATCGACGAGACCGACGATGAAGCAAGTTGTACAGCGGTTGAAGCAGCTCCAACCTCAGCTCCAGACTCGTGTTGTGTAG
- the LOC106438915 gene encoding probable galacturonosyltransferase 13 isoform X2 — protein MQLQISPSMRSITISSSNDLMKIKVAPRHISYRTLFHTILILAFLLPFVFIVTALVTLEGVNKCSSIDCLGRRLGPRFLGRIDDSEQRLVRDFYKILNEVSTQDIPDGLKLPASFRQLVSDMKNNHYDAKTFSLVLRAMIEKFERDIRESKFAELMNKHFAASSIPKGIHCLSLRLTDEYTSNAHARRQLPSPELLPLLSDNAYHHFVLATDNILAASVVVSSAVQSSSKPEKIVFHVITDKKTYAGMHSWFALNSVAPAIVEVKSVHQFDWLTRENVPVLEAVESHHGIRNYYHGNHIAGANLSETTPRRFASKLQSRSPKYISLLNHLRIYLPELFPNLDKVVFLDDDIVIQRDLSPLWDIDLHGKVNGAVETCRGEDEWVMSKRFRTYFNFSHPLISQHLDPEECAWAYGMNIFDLRTWRKTNIRETYHSWLKANLKSNLTMWKLGTLPPALIAFKGHVQAIDSSWHMLGLGYQSKTNLENVKKAAVIHYNGQSKPWLEIGFEHLRPFWTKYVNYSNDFIKSCHILE, from the exons atgcaACTTCAGATATCGCCAAGCATGAGAAGCATCACGATATCGAGCAGCAATGATTTGATGAAGATCAAAGTCGCACCTCGTCACATCTCTTACCGTACTCTCTTCCACACTATCTTAATCCTCGCCTTCCTCTTGCCTTTCGTCTTCATCGTTACCGCTCTTGTCACCCTTGAAGGTGTCAACAAGTGCTCCTCCATTG ATTGTTTAGGGAGGCGGTTAGGACCACGTTTTCTCGGTAGGATAGATGATTCAGAG CAGAGACTAGTTAGagacttttacaaaattctaaaCGAAGTAAGCACTCAAGATATTCCAGATGGCTTAAAGCTTCCAGCTTCTTTTCGCCAGCTTGTTTCCGATATGAAGAACAACCACTACGATGCCAAAACATTCTCCCTCGTCCTTCGAGCTATG ATAGAGAAGTTTGAAAGGGATATAAGAGAATCCAAGTTTGCGGAACTTATGAACAAACACTTTGCCGCAAGTTCGATTCCAAAAGGAATCCACTGTCTCTCTTTAAGACTAACCGATGAGTATACCTCCAATGCTCACGCTCGAAGACAGCTTCCTTCCCCTGAGCTCCTCCCTCTTCTCTCAGACAACGCTTACCACCATTTTGTTCTGGCTACGGACAATATCTTGGCTGCTTCGGTTGTGGTCTCATCAGCTGTTCAATCATCTTCTAAACCCGAGAAAATTGTCTTCCATGTTATCACTGACAAGAAAACCTATGCGGGGATGCACTCTTGGTTTGCGCTTAACTCCGTTGCTCCTGCGATCGTTGAAGTCAAAAGCGTTCATCAGTTTGACTGGCTAACAAGAGAGAATGTTCCGGTTCTCGAAGCTGTGGAAAGCCATCACGGTATCAGAAACTATTACCATGGGAATCATATCGCTGGTGCAAACCTCAGTGAAACAACTCCAAGAAGATTCGCTTCGAAGTTGCAATCAAGGAGTCCCAAATACATTTCTTTGCTCAACCATCTTAGAATATATCTACCTGAG CTGTTTCCAAACTTGGACAAGGTGGTGTTCTTAGATGATGATATAGTGATCCAGCGAGATCTATCTCCTCTGTGGGATATTGATCTTCACGGGAAGGTAAATGGAGCAGTGGAGACTTGTAGAGGAGAAGACGAGTGGGTTATGTCAAAGCGTTTTAGGACCTACTTCAATTTCTCTCACCCTCTTATCTCACAGCATTTGGATCCGGAAGAATGTGCTTGGGCTTATGGAATGAATATCTTTGATCTACGGACTTGGAGGAAGACAAACATCAGAGAAACTTATCATTCTTGGCTCAAAGCG AATCTGAAGTCGAATCTAACAATGTGGAAGCTTGGGACATTGCCTCCAGCGCTGATTGCATTCAAAGGGCATGTTCAGGCAATAGATTCGTCTTGGCATATGCTTGGGTTAGGATATCAGAGCAAGACCAACTTAGAAAACGTGAAGAAAGCTGCAGTGATTCACTACAATGGCCAATCAAAGCCGTGGCTGGAGATAGGGTTCGAGCACCTGAGGCCATTCTGGACAAAATATGTGAACTACTCAAATGATTTCATTAAGAGTTGTCATATCTTGGAATAG